The Thalassophryne amazonica chromosome 13, fThaAma1.1, whole genome shotgun sequence genome window below encodes:
- the mcfd2 gene encoding multiple coagulation factor deficiency protein 2, whose product MNIGGCWLQSGVLLFLLSCCLLCVQSQMHHQQQRIIEGVPHITRLDKSMVQDKDHIMEHLDGVIDKPEKEMTPQELQLHYFKMHDYDGNNLLDGLELVTAITHVHQRGCEKGEHSQPMKEEEIMNLIDDVLRDDDKNNDGYIDYAEFAKSLE is encoded by the exons ATGAACATTGGAGGGTGTTGGTTGCAGTCAGGAGTTCTTCTCTTCCTCCTGTCTTGCTGTCTGTTGTGCGTTCAGTCGCAGATGCACCACCAACAGCAGCGTATCATCGAGGGTGTTCCTCACATAACCCGCCTTGACAAGAGCATGGTGCAGGATAAAGA CCACATCATGGAGCATTTAGATGGCGTGATAGACAAACCGGAGAAGGAAATGACACCACAGGAGCTTCAGCTGCACTATTTCAAGATGCATGATTATGACGGCAACAATCTACTGGATGGCCTGGAGCTCGTCACAGCCATCACACATGTACACCAAAGAGGGTGT GAGAAAGGAGAGCACAGCCAGCCAATGAAAGAAGAGGAAATCATGAATCTCATCGATGATGTTCTGAGGGACGATGACAAAAACAACGACGGTTACATTGATTATGCTGAGTTTGCCAAGTCACTGGAGTAG